From Demequina capsici, one genomic window encodes:
- the dcm gene encoding DNA (cytosine-5-)-methyltransferase — translation MSSEDASARESQTFGFADLFAGIGGFAAVLKAMGGEHAYAVEIDRAASQIYSLNWQHEALGDVTKDANDEVMLVPDHAVVAGGFPCQPFSKSGAQRGMDEVRGTLFFHIEKILRARKPTLVVLENVRNLVGPRHRHEWEVIIDHLRDAGYQVSSAPAIFSPHKIAPEFGGSPQVRERVFITATLVPEGHVMDPEPAPVFLPDHVQMHREWDLLKDLPVDHASDVPGTEISADERAWIDHWEVMVQIMKAWRKSQSERTGEPLRRVPGFPIWTDAWVSPREHERQLDGAPAWKADFLRKNFDLYSALREFMDPRDLSAWLKSVRLFPESRRKLEWQAQDAASIWDCVISFRPSGLRVKRPTHLPALVAITQTPVIGPLGRKLSAREAARLQGLPDGFSFGNQRDALTFKQMGNGVNVGVVWNVLKAHVERDKDLLLATEEGQQLYAAISGAPTDPRPTLAQMFQGESVSVTA, via the coding sequence ATGTCCTCCGAAGATGCTTCCGCCCGAGAGTCGCAGACCTTCGGTTTTGCTGACCTCTTCGCGGGCATTGGTGGCTTCGCGGCAGTTCTGAAGGCGATGGGTGGCGAGCATGCCTACGCCGTCGAGATTGACCGTGCGGCATCTCAGATTTACTCCCTCAACTGGCAGCACGAAGCTCTCGGAGACGTCACGAAGGACGCTAACGACGAGGTCATGCTTGTGCCCGACCACGCGGTCGTCGCAGGCGGATTTCCTTGTCAGCCGTTCTCCAAATCTGGCGCTCAGCGAGGAATGGACGAAGTCCGCGGCACGCTGTTCTTCCACATCGAGAAGATCCTTCGAGCGCGCAAGCCGACCCTCGTAGTGCTGGAGAACGTCCGCAACCTCGTGGGCCCGCGGCATCGCCACGAGTGGGAGGTCATCATCGACCATCTGCGTGATGCCGGCTATCAGGTGTCCTCTGCGCCGGCGATCTTCTCCCCGCACAAAATCGCTCCGGAGTTCGGCGGTTCGCCGCAGGTGCGGGAGCGAGTCTTCATTACCGCGACTCTAGTCCCAGAGGGCCATGTGATGGACCCAGAGCCCGCGCCGGTCTTCTTGCCCGATCACGTGCAGATGCACCGTGAGTGGGACCTCCTCAAGGATCTCCCGGTCGACCACGCCTCTGACGTGCCGGGCACCGAGATTTCAGCCGATGAGCGTGCCTGGATCGATCACTGGGAGGTGATGGTTCAGATCATGAAGGCCTGGCGGAAGTCGCAGTCGGAGCGGACAGGAGAGCCGCTGCGCCGCGTGCCTGGGTTCCCCATCTGGACCGATGCCTGGGTATCGCCGCGAGAGCACGAGCGTCAGCTCGATGGTGCCCCAGCGTGGAAGGCGGACTTCCTCCGCAAGAACTTCGATCTCTACTCGGCGCTACGCGAGTTCATGGACCCGAGGGACCTCTCGGCATGGCTCAAGTCTGTTCGATTGTTCCCTGAGTCTCGACGCAAGCTCGAGTGGCAGGCGCAGGACGCTGCTTCCATATGGGATTGCGTCATCTCCTTCCGTCCGAGCGGTCTGCGTGTGAAGCGGCCGACACACCTGCCGGCGCTTGTCGCGATAACGCAGACGCCCGTCATCGGGCCGCTAGGTCGCAAGCTCTCTGCGCGTGAGGCCGCAAGACTTCAGGGCCTCCCCGACGGCTTCTCGTTCGGCAACCAGCGCGATGCGCTGACCTTCAAGCAGATGGGCAACGGCGTCAACGTAGGCGTGGTGTGGAACGTCCTCAAGGCGCACGTTGAGCGTGACAAGGATCTCCTTCTGGCCACTGAGGAAGGGCAGCAGTTGTATGCCGCGATCAGCGGAGCTCCCACGGATCCGCGTCCGACGCTGGCGCAGATGTTCCAAGGGGAGTCTGTGAGCGTCACCGCATAG